A genomic window from Synechococcus sp. CBW1107 includes:
- a CDS encoding bifunctional (p)ppGpp synthetase/guanosine-3',5'-bis(diphosphate) 3'-pyrophosphohydrolase yields MLDTAVGIKDNVAGESFGTDLVAGLSPGLVAGCDDPPPPEGESSPAPGLRRRPIRTPDDYGVKLPEWLRECILHVPPADGETCPTDPEALLAAAFDFAFQLHDGQVRATGEPYIIHPVAVADLLRDIGASAGVIAAGFLHDVVEDTDVTPEDLEVHFGAEVRALVEGVTKLGGIHFTNHTEAQAENLRRMFLAMASDIRVVLVKLADRLHNMRTLGALKPEKQQRIARETREIYAPLANRLGIGRFKWELEDLAFKILEPEAYNEIKQQVASKRSDREERLAATVALLMQRLRGAGLHDCEVSGRPKHLYGIWSKMQMQQKAFHEIFDVAALRILTPNLESCYRALAVVHDTFRPIPGRFKDYIGLPKPNGYQSLHTAVIGRHRPIEVQIRTTEMHQVAEYGIAAHWKYKEGGSPASAGAAERFNWLRQLVDWQQDDGGEDSSDYLASIKEDLFDEEVFVFTPQGDVVGLRKGSTAVDFAFRIHSEVGNHCQGVRINDRLCPLATPLRNGDFVQIITAKSAHPSLDWLNFVATPTARNRIRQWYKRSHRQDNIQRGTAMLERELGRDGFDALLNGEAIAKVARRCNLVGTEDLLAALGFGGVTLQQVVNRLREEVRLSTAAAAPVLSNEDLARSVSDQPMLPPPSPAESGGSPILGLEGLEYRLGGCCCPLPGEAIVGSVALGNHGITIHRQDCSNVAAVPVERRLPVRWNPAADQQRRRYPVQIRIEVLDRVGVLKDILTRLSDSRINVSDARVRTSYGKPARIDLKVELASASQLGTTMDQIRSMADVLDICRTGIG; encoded by the coding sequence ATGCTCGATACCGCCGTTGGAATCAAGGACAACGTTGCGGGCGAGAGCTTCGGCACCGATCTGGTTGCCGGACTGAGCCCGGGGCTGGTCGCTGGCTGTGATGATCCGCCGCCCCCGGAGGGTGAGTCGTCCCCGGCCCCAGGTCTGCGACGGAGGCCGATCCGCACCCCCGACGACTACGGGGTGAAACTGCCCGAGTGGCTCAGGGAGTGCATCCTCCACGTGCCCCCTGCCGATGGGGAGACCTGCCCCACCGATCCTGAAGCTCTGCTGGCGGCCGCTTTTGATTTCGCCTTCCAGCTCCACGACGGCCAGGTGAGAGCCACAGGCGAGCCCTACATCATTCATCCGGTGGCCGTCGCTGACCTGCTGCGCGACATCGGCGCCAGCGCTGGGGTGATCGCCGCAGGTTTCCTGCACGACGTGGTCGAGGACACCGATGTCACACCTGAAGACCTCGAGGTTCATTTCGGTGCCGAGGTGCGCGCTCTGGTGGAGGGGGTCACCAAGCTGGGCGGCATTCACTTCACCAACCACACCGAAGCCCAGGCCGAGAACCTGCGCCGCATGTTCCTGGCCATGGCCAGTGACATCCGCGTGGTGCTGGTGAAGCTCGCGGACCGACTGCACAACATGCGCACCCTCGGGGCCCTCAAGCCCGAGAAGCAGCAGCGGATCGCCCGCGAAACCCGCGAGATCTACGCACCCCTGGCCAACCGCCTCGGCATCGGCCGCTTCAAGTGGGAACTCGAAGACCTCGCCTTCAAGATCCTGGAGCCCGAGGCCTACAACGAGATCAAGCAGCAGGTGGCCAGCAAGCGCAGTGACCGGGAGGAGCGGCTGGCCGCGACGGTGGCCCTGCTGATGCAACGGCTTCGGGGCGCAGGTCTGCACGACTGCGAGGTGAGTGGCCGGCCCAAGCATCTCTATGGCATCTGGAGCAAGATGCAGATGCAGCAGAAGGCCTTCCACGAAATCTTCGATGTGGCGGCCCTGCGCATCCTGACGCCCAACCTCGAGAGCTGTTATCGCGCCCTGGCGGTGGTTCACGACACCTTCCGCCCGATCCCCGGCCGCTTCAAGGACTACATCGGACTGCCCAAGCCCAACGGTTATCAGTCCCTGCATACGGCCGTCATCGGCCGCCACCGGCCGATCGAGGTGCAGATCCGCACCACCGAGATGCACCAGGTGGCGGAGTACGGAATCGCGGCCCACTGGAAATACAAGGAGGGGGGATCACCGGCCTCGGCCGGTGCCGCCGAACGCTTCAACTGGCTGCGACAACTGGTTGACTGGCAACAGGATGATGGCGGCGAGGACAGCAGCGACTACCTCGCGTCCATCAAGGAAGACCTCTTCGACGAGGAGGTTTTCGTGTTCACGCCCCAGGGGGATGTGGTGGGGTTGCGCAAGGGCTCCACGGCCGTGGATTTTGCCTTCCGCATCCACTCGGAAGTGGGGAACCACTGCCAGGGCGTGCGCATCAATGACCGTCTCTGCCCGCTGGCCACGCCGCTGCGCAACGGTGACTTCGTGCAGATCATCACGGCGAAGTCGGCGCATCCGAGCCTCGACTGGCTCAACTTCGTGGCGACACCCACCGCCCGCAACCGCATCCGTCAGTGGTACAAGCGCAGCCACCGCCAGGACAACATCCAGCGGGGGACCGCCATGCTCGAGCGGGAGCTGGGACGTGACGGCTTCGACGCTCTGCTCAACGGCGAGGCGATCGCCAAGGTGGCCCGCCGCTGCAATCTGGTGGGCACCGAGGACCTGCTGGCCGCCCTCGGCTTCGGTGGCGTCACTCTGCAGCAGGTGGTCAACCGTCTGCGTGAGGAGGTGCGCCTCAGCACCGCGGCTGCGGCACCGGTGCTCAGCAACGAAGATCTGGCCCGCAGCGTTTCGGACCAGCCCATGCTGCCCCCGCCGTCTCCTGCGGAGAGCGGCGGCAGCCCGATCCTGGGGCTCGAGGGCCTGGAGTACCGGCTTGGGGGCTGCTGCTGTCCCCTCCCCGGCGAGGCGATCGTGGGCAGTGTCGCCCTGGGGAACCATGGCATCACCATTCACCGCCAGGACTGCAGCAACGTGGCTGCCGTCCCGGTCGAGCGCCGGTTGCCCGTGCGCTGGAATCCCGCGGCCGACCAGCAGCGCCGCCGCTATCCGGTGCAGATCCGCATCGAGGTGCTGGATCGTGTCGGCGTGCTCAAGGACATCCTCACGCGCCTTTCCGACAGCCGCATCAACGTCAGTGACGCCAGGGTGCGCACCTCCTACGGCAAACCCGCCCGGATCGACCTCAAGGTCGAGCTCGCCAGCGCCAGTCAGCTGGGCACCACCATGGATCAGATCCGCTCGATGGCTGACGTGCTCGACATCTGCCGCACCGGCATCGGTTAG
- a CDS encoding ClC family H(+)/Cl(-) exchange transporter, with the protein MSVQPPTPRQKIRHLLRLFLLVNAIGIGVAVAIWVYGLEIQTVNAVRLQLANHLPRWFVLPLMGLLGGGIAGALISGVEPGAKGSGIVQVMLWLRGVPVPMGWRVAVVKLLASGVAIGGGIPVGPEGPSIQIGASLARESADRLSRKDPQQSLAVAIGSGAGLAAVFHSPLGGAMYTIEELLKRSDVRTNAIATFATFATIAWTRLLTTASVGPAWLRELMPIIPYPSRLDDFRLVDVPILLVLGALAGGLAVLYQRGILRLRLTLRPLRLAAWQLLPLVGLMIGLGWSLLPDSFDNPDSLDFDALLGLSAPSTALLALGVQGVGTAVAVAAEAPGGFLAPALVVGASLGTLVQQLCLLLFSYAPATLLFAGGGAFLGALTRTPLTAILLTFELSKNYALLLPIGFAVLTAIAVADQLERLTLFDVMLEEASPGSR; encoded by the coding sequence ATGTCCGTCCAGCCCCCGACACCCCGGCAGAAGATCAGGCACCTGCTGAGGCTGTTCCTGCTGGTCAATGCGATCGGCATCGGTGTCGCCGTGGCGATCTGGGTCTACGGACTGGAGATCCAGACCGTGAATGCCGTGCGCCTGCAGCTGGCCAACCACCTGCCTCGCTGGTTCGTGCTGCCGCTGATGGGCCTGCTGGGGGGCGGCATCGCCGGAGCCCTGATCAGTGGTGTGGAGCCCGGAGCCAAGGGATCGGGGATCGTTCAGGTGATGCTCTGGCTGCGGGGGGTGCCGGTGCCCATGGGCTGGAGGGTGGCGGTGGTGAAGCTACTGGCCAGTGGCGTGGCGATCGGCGGGGGGATCCCGGTGGGGCCCGAGGGGCCGTCGATCCAGATCGGAGCCTCCCTGGCCAGGGAATCCGCCGATCGGCTCTCCAGGAAAGACCCTCAGCAAAGCCTGGCGGTGGCCATCGGCAGTGGCGCCGGGCTGGCGGCCGTGTTCCACTCCCCCCTCGGTGGCGCGATGTACACGATCGAGGAGCTGCTCAAGCGCTCCGACGTCCGCACCAACGCCATCGCCACCTTCGCCACCTTCGCCACGATCGCCTGGACCCGTCTGCTCACAACGGCATCGGTGGGGCCGGCCTGGCTGAGGGAACTGATGCCGATCATCCCCTACCCCAGCCGCCTCGATGATTTCCGTCTGGTGGATGTGCCGATCCTGCTGGTGCTGGGGGCGCTCGCCGGTGGCCTGGCGGTGCTGTACCAGCGGGGGATCCTGCGGCTCCGCCTGACCCTGCGGCCCCTGCGGCTGGCGGCCTGGCAACTGCTGCCGCTGGTGGGTCTGATGATCGGCCTGGGCTGGTCGCTCCTGCCGGACAGCTTCGACAACCCCGACAGCCTCGACTTCGACGCCCTGCTGGGGTTGAGCGCCCCCTCCACCGCCCTGCTGGCGCTGGGGGTCCAGGGGGTGGGCACAGCCGTGGCCGTGGCGGCAGAGGCCCCGGGCGGCTTTCTGGCACCGGCCCTGGTGGTGGGGGCCTCCCTGGGCACCCTGGTGCAGCAGCTCTGCCTGCTGCTGTTCTCCTATGCCCCGGCCACCTTGCTCTTCGCCGGCGGCGGCGCCTTCCTGGGGGCCCTCACGCGCACCCCGCTGACGGCCATCCTGCTCACCTTCGAGCTGAGCAAGAACTACGCCTTGCTGCTGCCGATCGGCTTTGCGGTGCTCACCGCCATCGCCGTGGCCGACCAGCTCGAGCGACTCACCCTGTTCGACGTGATGCTCGAGGAAGCCAGCCCAGGCTCCCGCTGA
- a CDS encoding ABC transporter ATP-binding protein, with the protein MAVMRATEPVLEISDLIVSYPGSSGAPTLDGLNLRLGSGDTLALVGPSGCGKSTVARAVLQLLPPGSRCSGGLRLAGEDPRELKRPALRRLRGEAVGLVFQDPMTRLNPLLRIGEHLSDTLSAHRPDWDRARVRQRARQLLERVGIGTDRYGSYPHEFSGGMRQRLAIALAMALEPALVIADEPTTSLDVAVAAQVMAELTDLCRDSGSALLLISHDLAMAGRWCQRIAVLDHGQVVEEGPAGGLLSAPKAPLSQRLVAAARAREGSHTPPSTDTAPLLELEELRCWHPLPSAPWRRRWLKAVDGVSLRLGPGETLGVVGASGCGKSTLCRALMGLTPVRGGRVSLEGRDLLRMGGAELARARRSLQMVFQDPLACLNPSMTVGEAVADPLLIHGLASRSEARARARDRLATVGLEPPELYENRLPRQLSGGQQQRVAIARALVLEPKVLLCDESVSMLDAEVQAEVLALLRQLQGRLGLGLIFVTHDLAVAGGFCQRLIVLDGGRIVEEGPAGAMLERPQAVITRQLVEACPRLPAPA; encoded by the coding sequence ATGGCCGTCATGCGTGCCACCGAGCCGGTGCTGGAGATCAGCGATCTGATCGTGAGCTACCCGGGCAGCAGCGGAGCGCCGACCCTCGATGGCCTCAACCTGCGCCTGGGCTCCGGTGACACCCTCGCGCTGGTGGGTCCATCCGGCTGCGGCAAGAGCACGGTCGCGCGGGCCGTGCTGCAGTTGCTCCCACCCGGCAGCCGCTGCAGCGGCGGCCTGCGGCTGGCCGGCGAGGACCCCCGCGAGCTGAAGCGTCCGGCCCTGCGCCGACTGCGGGGTGAGGCCGTGGGGCTGGTGTTCCAGGACCCGATGACGAGGCTGAACCCGCTGCTGCGCATCGGTGAGCACCTCAGCGACACCCTCTCGGCCCATCGTCCCGACTGGGATCGGGCCAGGGTGCGCCAGCGGGCGCGGCAACTGCTGGAGCGGGTGGGCATCGGCACGGATCGCTATGGGAGCTATCCCCATGAGTTCAGCGGCGGCATGCGCCAGCGGCTGGCGATCGCCCTGGCCATGGCCCTGGAGCCGGCGCTGGTGATCGCCGATGAGCCCACCACCAGCCTGGATGTGGCCGTGGCGGCCCAGGTGATGGCCGAGCTCACCGACCTCTGCCGGGACAGCGGCAGTGCCCTGCTGCTGATCAGCCACGACCTCGCCATGGCGGGGCGCTGGTGCCAGCGCATCGCGGTGCTCGACCATGGTCAGGTGGTGGAGGAGGGCCCGGCCGGCGGCCTGCTGAGCGCTCCGAAGGCACCGCTCAGCCAGCGGCTGGTGGCGGCGGCCCGTGCCCGGGAAGGCAGCCACACCCCGCCCTCGACCGACACGGCACCCCTGCTGGAACTGGAGGAACTGCGCTGCTGGCATCCCCTACCCTCGGCACCCTGGCGACGGCGCTGGCTGAAGGCCGTCGATGGAGTGAGCCTGCGCCTTGGGCCGGGCGAAACCCTCGGGGTGGTGGGAGCATCAGGCTGCGGCAAGAGCACCCTCTGCCGTGCCCTGATGGGTCTGACGCCGGTGCGGGGCGGTCGCGTGAGCCTGGAGGGCCGCGACCTGCTCCGGATGGGCGGGGCCGAGCTGGCCCGGGCCCGCCGCAGCCTGCAGATGGTGTTCCAGGATCCGCTGGCCTGCCTCAATCCGAGCATGACAGTGGGGGAGGCGGTGGCGGATCCGCTGCTGATCCATGGCCTGGCCAGCCGCTCCGAAGCCCGGGCCAGGGCCCGTGACAGGCTGGCCACCGTTGGGCTGGAGCCGCCGGAGCTCTACGAGAACCGCCTGCCGCGTCAGCTCTCCGGCGGCCAGCAGCAACGGGTTGCGATCGCCCGCGCCCTGGTGCTGGAGCCGAAGGTGCTGCTCTGCGATGAGAGCGTGAGCATGCTCGACGCCGAGGTGCAGGCGGAGGTGCTGGCCCTGCTGCGGCAGCTTCAGGGCCGTCTCGGCCTGGGCTTGATCTTCGTGACCCACGACCTGGCTGTGGCCGGCGGCTTCTGCCAGCGGCTGATCGTGCTCGACGGGGGGCGAATCGTGGAGGAAGGGCCCGCCGGAGCGATGCTCGAGCGGCCCCAGGCCGTGATCACGCGCCAGCTGGTGGAGGCCTGCCCCCGGTTGCCGGCACCGGCCTGA